One Drosophila virilis strain 15010-1051.87 chromosome 5, Dvir_AGI_RSII-ME, whole genome shotgun sequence DNA window includes the following coding sequences:
- the Mccc2 gene encoding probable methylcrotonoyl-CoA carboxylase beta chain, mitochondrial, whose product MLKLPLTQMLRHSVANQLLRSQTRLLHLGEANVLSSDIDKQSAEYKDNANEMSKLVAQLRQLTSQVLTGGGAKAIERHTSRGKLLARERINLLLDKGSPFLELSTLAGHELYGDELVNSGGIVTGVGRVCGTECVVVANDATVKGGSYYPITVKKHLRAQEIAQENRLPCIYLVDSGGANLPRQAEVFPDKLHFGRIFYNQANMSALGIPQIAVVMGSCTAGGAYVPAMADESIIVKRQGTIFLAGPPLVKAATGEEVSAEDLGGADLHCKTSGVTDHYAVDDEHALYLARQIVSNLNLDATNAYNDQLQHSSQQNFRVATPAAVGAVEEPLYDPSELYGIVGPNLTKSFDVRDVIARIVDGSRFTEFKKLYGETLVCGFAKLYGRTVGIVGNNGVLFSESALKGAHFIQLCAQRKIPLVFLQNITGFMVGRDAEANGIAKNGAKMVTAVACANVPKFTVIIGGSYGAGNYGMCGRAYSPRFLYMWPNSRISVMGGAQAANVLAQITEDQRKRAGKDFSEAEAQKIKTPIVEMFEREGSPYYSTARLWDDGIIDPANTRQVLGLSLKAALNNAGHDTKFGVFRM is encoded by the exons ATGCTGAAGCTTCCGTTGACTCAAATGCTGCGGCATTCCGTGGCCAACCAGCTGTTGCGCAGCCAAACGCGTCTATTGCACCTGGGCGAGGCGAATGTGCTGAGCAGCGACATTGATAAGCAATCGGCCGAGTATAAG GACAATGCCAACGAGATGAGCAAGCTGGTCGCACAGCTGCGTCAGCTGACCAGCCAGGTGTTAACAGGTGGCGGCGCCAAGGCCATCGAGCGTCACACATCGCGCGGCAAACTGCTGGCACGCGAGCGCATCAACCTGCTGCTGGACAAGGGCTCACCCTTCCTGGAGCTAAGCACGCTCGCTGGACATGAGCTCTACGGCGATGAGCTGGTCAATTCGGGCGGCATTGTCACCGGCGTGGGACGTGTGTGCGG CACCGAGTGCGTTGTGGTGGCCAATGATGCGACGGTCAAGGGCGGCAGCTATTATCCAATCACCGTAAAGAAGCATTTGCGCGCACAAGAAATTGCCCAGGAGAATCGCTTGCCCTGCATTTATCTGGTCGATTCCGGCGGTGCAAATCTGCCGCGCCAGGCGGAGGTGTTCCCCGACAAGCTGCACTTCGGTCGCATATTCTACAATCAGGCGAACATGTCGGCGCTGGGCATACCACAGATTGCCGTTGTCATGGGCAGCTGCACAGCCGGCGGCGCCTATGTGCCCGCGATGGCCGATGAGAGCATCATTGTGAAGCGCCAGGGCACAATCTTTTTGGCCGGACCACCGCTGGTCAAGGCGGCAACAGGCGAGGAGGTGTCCGCTGAGGATTTGGGTGGTGCCGATCTGCATTGCAAGACCTCTGGCGTAACGGATCATTATGCGGTGGATGATGAGCATGCGTTGTACCTGGCCCGCCAGATAGTCAGCAATTTGAATCTGGATGCGACTAATGCTTACAACGACCAGCTCCAGCACTCCAGCCAGCAGAACTTCCGTGTGGCCACGCCGGCTGCTGTGGGCGCTGTGGAGGAGCCGCTCTACGATCCCAGCGAACTTTATGGCATTGTCGGTCCCAATCTGACCAAGAGCTTCGATGTGCGCGATGTGATTGCACGCATTGTCGATGGCAGCCGCTTCACGGAGTTCAAGAAACTCTACGGCGAGACATTGGTCTGTGGCTTTGCCAAGCTCTATGGCCGCACCGTCGGCATTGTGGGCAACAATGGTGTGCTCTTCTCGGAGAGCGCACTGAAGGGTGCACATTTCATACAGCTGTGCGCGCAGCGCAAAATACCGCTTGTCTTCCTGCAGAATATAACGG GCTTCATGGTGGGACGCGATGCAGAGGCTAACGGCATTGCCAAGAACGGCGCCAAAATGGTCACAGCCGTGGCCTGTGCCAATGTACCCAAATTTACGGTTATTATTGGCGGATCCTATGGAGCTGGCAATTATGGCATGTGTGGACGCGCCTATTCGCCGAGGTTCCTCTACATGTGGCCCAATTCGCGCATCTCTGTTATGGGCGGCGCCCAGGCTGCTAATGTGTTGGCCCAGATCACAGAGGATCAGCGCAAACGCGCTGGAAAGGATTTCAGCGAGGCGGAGGCGCAGAAAATTAAAACGCCCATTGTGGAAATGTTCGAACGGGAGGGTTCGCCCTACTACAGCACCGCACGTTTGTGGGATGATGGCATCATTGATCCGGCGAATACCCGACAAGTGCTGGGCCTCAGCCTTAAGGCAGCTCTTAATAACGCCGGACATGACACAAAGTTCGGCGTTTTCCGCAtgtaa